A portion of the Longimicrobiaceae bacterium genome contains these proteins:
- a CDS encoding LLM class flavin-dependent oxidoreductase, whose product MIPFSVLDLSPIIQGGDASLAFRNTLDLAQHAERWDYRRFWLAEHHNMPGIASAATAVVIGHVAGGTRTIRVGAGGVMLPNHAPLVVAEQFGTLEALYPGRIDLGLGRAPGTDQVTSYALRRDLMSTSAAFPSDVQELQQYFRAAQPGQKVHAVPGEGLNVPIWLLGSSMFSAQLAAALGLPFAFASHFAPDLMMPALQAYRSGFQPSDVLERPYAMLGINVFAADTDGEAQRLATSLQQQFVALRRGNPGPLRPPVDSMDDVWSPMEKASLHSVFSQSVVGGPDAVRRGLRAFIDRTGADELLVTAQVYDHAARLRSFEITAQVRDSLAEEERRAAPAA is encoded by the coding sequence ATGATCCCGTTTTCGGTGCTGGACCTGTCGCCCATCATCCAGGGCGGCGATGCGTCGCTGGCCTTCCGCAACACGCTGGACCTGGCGCAGCACGCGGAGCGCTGGGACTACCGGCGCTTCTGGCTGGCGGAGCACCACAACATGCCCGGCATCGCGAGCGCGGCGACGGCGGTGGTGATCGGCCACGTGGCGGGCGGCACGCGCACGATCCGAGTGGGCGCGGGCGGGGTGATGCTGCCCAACCATGCGCCGCTGGTGGTGGCGGAGCAGTTCGGCACGCTGGAGGCGCTGTACCCGGGCCGCATCGACCTGGGGCTGGGGCGCGCGCCCGGCACCGACCAGGTGACCAGCTACGCACTCCGGCGCGACCTGATGAGCACCAGCGCTGCCTTCCCCTCGGACGTGCAGGAGCTTCAGCAGTATTTCCGCGCCGCCCAGCCGGGGCAGAAGGTGCACGCCGTGCCGGGCGAGGGGCTGAACGTGCCCATCTGGCTGCTGGGCTCCAGCATGTTCAGCGCGCAGCTCGCCGCGGCTCTGGGGCTGCCGTTCGCGTTCGCGTCCCACTTCGCGCCGGACCTGATGATGCCCGCGCTGCAAGCCTACCGCAGCGGCTTCCAGCCGTCGGACGTGCTGGAGCGGCCGTACGCGATGCTGGGCATCAACGTCTTCGCGGCGGACACGGACGGGGAGGCGCAGCGGTTGGCGACATCGCTCCAGCAGCAGTTCGTGGCGTTGCGGCGCGGCAACCCGGGCCCGCTCCGGCCGCCCGTCGACAGCATGGACGACGTGTGGTCGCCGATGGAGAAGGCGTCGCTGCACTCCGTCTTCTCGCAGTCCGTGGTCGGCGGGCCGGACGCGGTGCGCCGCGGCCTCCGCGCGTTCATCGACCGCACGGGCGCCGACGAGCTGCTGGTGACCGCGCAGGTCTACGACCACGCCGCCCGCCTCCGCTCGTTCGAGATCACCGCCCAGGTCCGCGACTCCCTCGCGGAAGAGGAGAGGCGCGCCGCTCCGGCAGCATGA